The Nymphalis io chromosome 14, ilAglIoxx1.1, whole genome shotgun sequence genome has a segment encoding these proteins:
- the LOC126773514 gene encoding serine protease 28-like: protein MRTQQFQAEQGPSHGSKTVARSTGVGSLSTPAQNGENPWVVHLRVAASDNDGLLRTCVGSIVDASWVLTSASCVKNSRFIWIRYGAADVIRPELVTESTTVTINPDNNLALIDINRKLQNTVNISPIPLAASNTELPTSGKLCVYGAVEGAPGEKLSCFNVDLKANEDGSIVGSSDDGQATEFDFGAPLVSEGVQVGVLTDVTEGSAVFLNTAKYNEWISGITSQQ, encoded by the exons ATGAGAACTCAGCAGTTCCAAGCAGAGCAGGGCCCAAGCCACGGTTCCAAAACCGTg gcTCGCAGCACTGGTGTAGGGt CTCTATCTACTCCCGCGCAGAATGGCGAAAACCCTTGGGTAGTACACTTGCGCGTCGCCGCCTCCGACAACGATGGTCTTCTCAGAACTTGCGTTGGATCGATCGTCGACGCATCCTGGGTCCTCACCTCGGCTAGCTGTGTTAAGAA CTCCCGCTTCATCTGGATTCGTTATGGCGCTGCTGACGTGATCCGTCCTGAACTGGTTACGGAGAGCACCACGGTCACAATCAACCCCGATAACAACCTAGCTCTTATTGACATCAATAGAAAATTGCAAAATACTG TAAACATCAGCCCCATTCCTCTGGCTGCAAGTAACACTGAACTGCCTACATCTGGAAAACTTTGCGTCTATGGTGCTGTTGAAGGCG CTCCCGGAGAAAAGCTGAGCTGCTTCAACGTGGATTTGAAAGCTAACGAAGATGGCAGCATTGTCGGCAGCAGTGATGACGGACAAGCTACCGAG TTCGACTTTGGCGCTCCTCTAGTGAGCGAAGGCGTGCAAGTCGGCGTGCTTACCGACGTCACGGAAGGCAGCGCAG TATTTCTGAACACCGCAAAATACAACGAATGGATCTCTGGTATTACCAGCCAGCAATAA